A stretch of the Streptomyces sp. NBC_00078 genome encodes the following:
- a CDS encoding ABC transporter substrate-binding protein: MELPAGGTVHRRTFLKYTGALGAATAVSASLSACSSGPQSTNDTGAGGGKDRTLNAVIGYGNDGTWDPTQTASAFCMAANNHIYEGLLDTDPISRKPYAALATALPQDLNATSWKFTLRAGARFHDGRPVTADDVVFVFDRILDPKTQTLAKGFFASWLKEVRKIDAQNVELVLKFPFPDGASRLTLAKIMPKHVFSKPGAWDDAIRGLAIGSGPYRQSAHHPKSNTTFEAFADYNGPRRPAFKKMNWLTIVDAAPRVAKISGSSAGAQISDNIPYANIKQLESGGLTVAGGAGMNNLFLMFDTLHKPFDDVRVRQALHYAIDTEKMVQVALKGHGKPSSSFLNEGNPSYRRAKTVYDYDPAKAKALLKAAGVSGLRINILAVNVSWIVDCLPTIKASWDAIGVRTTLSPQETTAVFTKMDQKQDYQVVAAASNPNQFGLDADLIMHYNYGPTNLWMQYTRWADNSVARQLFKDMDRATQEPDPDKKKTMIQDYIDVVAEQAVLYPVVHNELMTAWDPRRLGGIRAQPYPGINLLQAKWV; the protein is encoded by the coding sequence ATGGAACTCCCCGCTGGAGGAACCGTGCATCGCCGGACCTTCCTGAAGTACACCGGCGCGCTGGGTGCGGCGACCGCCGTCTCCGCGTCGCTGTCGGCCTGCTCGTCCGGGCCCCAGTCCACGAACGACACCGGCGCCGGGGGCGGCAAGGACCGCACACTGAACGCGGTCATCGGCTACGGCAACGACGGCACCTGGGATCCCACCCAGACCGCGTCCGCCTTCTGCATGGCGGCCAACAACCACATCTACGAGGGTCTGCTCGACACCGACCCGATCTCCCGCAAGCCGTACGCCGCGCTGGCCACCGCGCTGCCACAGGACCTGAACGCCACGTCCTGGAAGTTCACGCTCCGGGCGGGCGCCAGGTTCCACGACGGCAGGCCCGTCACCGCCGACGACGTGGTGTTCGTCTTCGACCGGATCCTCGACCCGAAGACACAGACGCTCGCCAAGGGCTTCTTCGCGAGCTGGCTGAAAGAGGTCCGGAAGATCGACGCCCAGAACGTCGAGCTGGTGCTCAAGTTCCCCTTCCCGGACGGGGCTTCGCGGCTCACCCTCGCGAAGATCATGCCGAAGCACGTCTTCTCCAAGCCCGGCGCCTGGGACGACGCCATCAGAGGGCTGGCGATCGGCTCGGGACCGTACCGCCAGAGCGCGCACCACCCGAAGTCGAACACCACCTTCGAGGCGTTCGCCGACTACAACGGCCCCCGCAGGCCCGCCTTCAAGAAGATGAACTGGCTGACCATCGTGGACGCCGCCCCGCGCGTCGCCAAGATCTCGGGCTCCAGCGCGGGCGCCCAGATCTCCGACAACATCCCGTACGCCAACATCAAGCAGTTGGAGAGCGGCGGGCTGACGGTGGCGGGCGGCGCCGGCATGAACAACCTGTTCCTGATGTTCGACACCTTGCACAAGCCCTTCGACGACGTACGGGTGCGGCAGGCACTGCACTACGCCATCGACACCGAGAAGATGGTGCAGGTCGCGCTCAAGGGGCACGGGAAGCCGTCGTCCTCGTTCCTGAACGAGGGCAACCCCAGCTACCGGCGGGCGAAGACCGTCTACGACTACGACCCCGCGAAGGCGAAGGCGCTCCTGAAGGCGGCCGGGGTCAGCGGGCTGAGGATCAACATCCTTGCGGTGAACGTGAGTTGGATCGTCGACTGCCTGCCGACGATCAAGGCGTCCTGGGACGCGATCGGCGTGCGGACGACCCTCTCCCCGCAGGAGACCACGGCCGTCTTCACCAAGATGGACCAGAAGCAGGACTACCAGGTCGTCGCCGCGGCCTCCAACCCCAACCAGTTCGGCCTCGACGCGGACCTGATCATGCACTACAACTACGGGCCCACCAACCTGTGGATGCAGTACACCCGGTGGGCGGACAACTCCGTGGCCAGGCAGCTCTTCAAGGACATGGACCGGGCCACCCAGGAGCCCGACCCGGACAAGAAGAAGACGATGATCCAGGACTACATCGACGTCGTCGCCGAGCAGGCCGTGCTCTACCCGGTCGTCCACAACGAGCTGATGACCGCCTGGGACCCGCGCAGGCTCGGCGGCATAAGGGCACAGCCGTACCCCGGCATCAACCTCCTCCAGGCCAAGTGGGTCTGA
- a CDS encoding FadR/GntR family transcriptional regulator, giving the protein MAVRNSGSWGTSVPDMGRGTSGARTMRRMSAEPRNKEPGEPGERREAGEPGQSRHSRHAESGNSRIRREVVQLILDRGLRPGAPLPTEAELMEDLGVSRNSVREALKALQALDIVEIRHGYGTYVGQASLTPLIDGLTFRTLARQDDDTGALAEILQVREVLEEGLIRRIAGTVTEAELDALEAVVARMETAVRAARPFPELDREFHELLYASLGNALVPQLLGAFWTVFRRVAGARGWTDDPAPEVTVHRHRDIVTALRARDAESAQRAMAHHFRGIEARTLTR; this is encoded by the coding sequence ATGGCGGTGCGAAACAGCGGGAGTTGGGGCACGTCGGTGCCGGACATGGGACGTGGGACGTCCGGTGCGCGTACGATGCGGCGCATGTCCGCGGAGCCGAGGAACAAGGAGCCCGGGGAACCCGGGGAGCGCAGGGAAGCCGGGGAGCCCGGGCAGTCCAGGCACTCCCGGCACGCGGAGTCCGGGAACAGCCGGATACGGCGCGAGGTCGTGCAGCTGATCCTGGACCGCGGGCTCCGGCCCGGCGCCCCGCTGCCCACCGAGGCCGAGCTGATGGAGGACCTCGGCGTCAGCCGCAACTCCGTGCGCGAGGCCCTCAAGGCGCTCCAGGCACTCGACATCGTGGAGATCAGGCACGGCTATGGGACCTATGTCGGCCAGGCGTCCCTCACCCCGCTGATCGACGGTCTCACCTTCCGCACGCTCGCCCGGCAGGACGACGACACCGGTGCGCTCGCCGAGATCCTCCAGGTGCGCGAGGTGCTGGAGGAGGGGCTGATCCGGCGGATCGCGGGGACGGTCACCGAGGCGGAGCTGGACGCGCTGGAGGCGGTGGTGGCCCGGATGGAGACGGCGGTCCGGGCGGCCCGGCCGTTTCCCGAACTCGACCGGGAGTTCCACGAGTTGCTCTACGCCTCCCTGGGCAACGCACTCGTGCCCCAGCTGCTCGGTGCCTTCTGGACCGTGTTCCGCAGGGTCGCGGGCGCCCGCGGCTGGACCGACGACCCGGCTCCCGAGGTGACCGTCCACCGCCACCGGGACATCGTGACGGCCCTGCGGGCGAGGGACGCCGAGAGTGCGCAGCGCGCGATGGCACACCACTTCCGGGGCATCGAGGCACGTACGCTGACCCGGTGA
- a CDS encoding DUF397 domain-containing protein, which yields MHEYDLSNARWRKSSHSNGEGGNCVEIGFDFPGAARWRKSTYSDGNGGNCVEVADGVPGVVPVRDSKVPGGAVLLMGSAAWTEFIGAVGAARL from the coding sequence ATGCACGAGTACGACCTGAGCAACGCCCGCTGGCGCAAGAGCAGCCACAGCAACGGCGAGGGCGGCAACTGCGTCGAGATCGGGTTCGACTTCCCGGGCGCCGCCCGCTGGCGCAAGAGCACGTACAGCGACGGCAACGGCGGCAACTGCGTCGAGGTCGCCGACGGAGTCCCCGGTGTCGTGCCGGTGCGGGACAGCAAGGTGCCCGGTGGGGCGGTGCTGTTGATGGGGTCGGCTGCCTGGACGGAGTTCATCGGAGCCGTGGGGGCCGCCCGGCTCTAG
- a CDS encoding protein phosphatase, which produces MTDTGTWQPTDRGVLRLPSGRLVRGRGLRRPLEPGAPTPSYAVYLLGRQPPPVDWEFRWIRWPDFRLPADRADARAALAEAWERAPGERVEIACGGGRGRTGTALACLAVLDGVPAGEAVDFVRRHYDRHAVETPWQRRYVRRF; this is translated from the coding sequence GTGACGGACACAGGCACCTGGCAGCCCACGGACCGTGGCGTCCTCCGGCTGCCGTCGGGCCGGCTGGTGCGCGGCCGCGGACTGCGGCGCCCCCTCGAACCGGGGGCGCCCACACCCTCGTACGCCGTCTACCTCCTCGGCAGGCAACCGCCGCCCGTCGACTGGGAGTTCCGCTGGATCCGCTGGCCGGACTTCCGGCTGCCCGCCGACCGCGCCGACGCGCGCGCCGCACTCGCCGAGGCCTGGGAGCGGGCCCCGGGCGAGCGCGTCGAGATCGCCTGCGGTGGCGGCCGCGGCCGCACCGGGACGGCGCTGGCCTGTCTGGCGGTCCTGGACGGCGTGCCCGCCGGGGAGGCGGTGGACTTCGTACGGCGCCACTACGACCGGCATGCGGTGGAGACACCGTGGCAGAGGCGGTACGTGCGGAGGTTCTAG
- a CDS encoding helix-turn-helix transcriptional regulator, giving the protein MANGSRQAAWEFFGAELRRHREEAGLSQAELGARVFVSGAYIGQFEQAIRKPQLDIATRIDGILQTDGIFERLCLKLINDKRYADYFAQVVELERLATRICEFAPTVLPGLLQTALYAEAVTIAANPFVTDEYVDETVAARLERQHILKDATRPEYWVIVHENVLRTPVGSSEAMGEQLEHIAGLIRERKVWVTVIPYTAGAYASMAGDLRLMEFEAAPPAAYTETSFSGTLIDDPAVVKRAQRAYDLLRGAALSPKASLALIESAAEDYRRCTSTT; this is encoded by the coding sequence ATGGCCAACGGTTCACGTCAAGCGGCGTGGGAGTTCTTCGGCGCGGAGCTGAGGAGACATCGGGAGGAAGCCGGACTCAGCCAGGCTGAGCTGGGAGCACGCGTCTTCGTGTCCGGCGCTTATATCGGGCAGTTCGAGCAGGCCATTCGAAAGCCTCAGCTGGATATCGCCACGCGGATTGACGGGATCCTGCAAACCGACGGTATTTTCGAGCGGTTGTGCCTGAAGCTCATCAACGACAAGCGGTATGCGGATTACTTCGCCCAGGTCGTGGAACTGGAGCGACTGGCCACAAGGATCTGCGAGTTCGCGCCCACTGTGCTGCCGGGCCTGTTGCAGACGGCCCTGTATGCCGAGGCGGTCACCATCGCGGCCAATCCGTTCGTCACTGACGAGTACGTGGACGAGACAGTCGCAGCTCGCCTGGAGCGCCAGCACATCCTCAAGGACGCTACACGGCCGGAGTATTGGGTGATCGTGCACGAGAACGTGCTACGCACCCCGGTGGGCAGTTCTGAGGCCATGGGCGAGCAACTGGAGCACATCGCGGGGCTGATTCGGGAGCGCAAGGTGTGGGTGACCGTGATCCCATATACGGCTGGAGCTTACGCGTCGATGGCAGGCGATCTGCGGCTCATGGAGTTCGAGGCAGCCCCGCCGGCCGCCTATACAGAGACGTCGTTTTCGGGCACGTTGATCGACGATCCGGCTGTGGTGAAGCGGGCACAGCGCGCATACGATCTGCTCAGGGGTGCCGCACTGTCGCCGAAGGCGTCCCTCGCCCTGATCGAATCGGCCGCTGAGGACTACAGACGATGCACGAGTACGACCTGA
- a CDS encoding alpha/beta hydrolase, whose amino-acid sequence MKEITKSAALIAAASGIVFGVVTPLTASAAEEPLKWTTCEGSGLDPRQQCATLEVPMDYAHPDGRTIDLAVSRIPSGKPSARRGALLLIPGGPGGTSLDDPSGKGQKLPQDVRDAYDLIGFAPRGNAPSTAVSCGLDHADLALTALRPWPAADGSVTGNMTTAGRMADACAHNGGELMRHISTVDNARDIDRIRTALGEHRISAWGVSYGTYLGAVYNQLFPNRTDRVVLDSNDNPDPVKVERAWLEAYEVGVEDTFPEFAKWASQPGNPYRLADTAAEVRPLFLRLAARLDREPIPWPGANPEELNGNVLRQTMLNTFYDPDDYAGLAQLILAAQKGTVPPAPQSPPDAVLQNVTAVGAATICNDAAWPRSAAVYEKAVAESRVKYPLTAGMPRNAMVCAAWPWQPKQAPVRITDRGPAGRIMLVQNERDVATPLSGARKLREALGRRAVMVTVDSTGHDAYQDNGNGCGDATVSRFLATGERPQRDVYCG is encoded by the coding sequence ATGAAGGAGATCACGAAGAGCGCCGCCCTGATCGCAGCCGCCTCCGGCATCGTCTTCGGTGTCGTCACGCCTCTCACCGCGTCCGCCGCCGAGGAACCACTGAAGTGGACCACGTGCGAGGGCAGCGGCCTCGACCCCCGCCAACAGTGCGCGACCCTCGAAGTCCCCATGGACTACGCCCACCCCGACGGCCGGACGATCGACCTCGCCGTCTCCCGCATCCCCAGCGGGAAGCCGTCCGCCCGCCGGGGCGCCCTGCTCCTGATCCCGGGCGGGCCGGGTGGCACCAGCCTCGATGACCCCTCCGGCAAGGGGCAGAAGCTGCCGCAGGACGTGCGGGACGCCTACGACCTGATCGGGTTCGCGCCGCGCGGCAACGCGCCGTCCACCGCCGTCAGTTGCGGACTCGACCATGCCGACCTCGCCCTGACGGCGCTGCGCCCGTGGCCCGCCGCCGACGGATCGGTCACCGGGAACATGACCACCGCCGGGCGCATGGCGGACGCCTGCGCGCACAACGGCGGCGAGCTGATGCGGCACATCAGCACGGTCGACAACGCACGCGACATCGACCGCATCCGCACCGCCCTCGGCGAGCACAGGATCTCGGCGTGGGGCGTCTCGTACGGCACGTATCTCGGCGCCGTCTACAACCAGTTGTTCCCGAACCGCACCGACCGCGTCGTCCTCGACAGCAACGACAACCCCGATCCGGTCAAGGTGGAGCGCGCCTGGCTGGAGGCGTATGAGGTCGGCGTCGAGGACACCTTCCCCGAGTTCGCCAAGTGGGCCTCGCAGCCCGGCAATCCGTACCGGCTGGCCGACACGGCGGCCGAGGTGCGCCCGCTCTTCCTGCGCCTCGCCGCCCGCCTGGACCGCGAGCCGATCCCCTGGCCCGGCGCCAACCCGGAGGAGCTGAACGGCAACGTGCTGCGCCAGACCATGCTGAACACCTTCTACGACCCCGACGACTACGCCGGTCTGGCCCAGCTGATCCTGGCCGCGCAGAAGGGCACGGTGCCGCCCGCGCCGCAGTCGCCCCCGGACGCGGTGCTGCAGAACGTCACCGCGGTCGGCGCCGCCACCATCTGCAACGACGCCGCCTGGCCGAGGTCGGCCGCCGTGTACGAGAAGGCCGTCGCGGAAAGCCGGGTCAAGTATCCGCTGACCGCCGGCATGCCCCGTAACGCGATGGTGTGCGCAGCCTGGCCGTGGCAGCCGAAGCAGGCACCGGTGCGCATCACCGACCGGGGGCCGGCCGGCCGGATCATGCTCGTCCAGAACGAGCGCGACGTGGCGACCCCGCTGAGCGGGGCCCGCAAGCTCCGTGAGGCCCTCGGCCGCCGCGCCGTCATGGTGACCGTCGACTCCACCGGCCACGACGCCTACCAGGACAACGGCAACGGGTGCGGCGACGCGACGGTCTCGCGGTTCCTGGCGACGGGCGAGCGGCCCCAGCGGGACGTCTACTGCGGGTGA
- a CDS encoding isoprenyl transferase, whose protein sequence is MAVRGILGRQRRDHKAPQPHPSGARAPKLPGELVPNHVAIVMDGNGRWAKERGLPRTEGHKVGAERVLDVLQGAIEMGVGSISLYAFSTENWKRSPDEVRFLMNFNRDFIRKTRDQLDELGIRVRWVGRMPKLWKSVAKELQVAQEQTKGNNLLTLYFCMNYGGRAEIADAAQALAEDVKAGRLDPSKVNEKTLAKYLYYPDMPDVDLFLRPSGEQRTSNYLLWQSAYAEMVFQDVLWPDFDRRDLWRACMEFASRDRRFGGAVPNEDLLEMERAMRGDSATS, encoded by the coding sequence ATGGCTGTACGCGGGATCCTGGGACGCCAGCGCCGCGATCACAAGGCGCCTCAGCCGCACCCGTCCGGCGCCCGCGCGCCGAAGCTGCCGGGCGAGCTGGTCCCGAACCATGTGGCGATCGTCATGGACGGGAACGGCCGATGGGCGAAGGAGCGCGGCCTGCCCCGGACGGAAGGGCACAAGGTCGGCGCCGAGCGCGTGCTCGACGTGCTTCAGGGCGCGATCGAGATGGGCGTCGGCAGCATCTCCCTCTACGCCTTCTCCACCGAGAACTGGAAGCGCTCGCCCGACGAGGTCCGCTTCCTGATGAACTTCAACCGCGACTTCATCCGCAAGACCCGCGACCAGCTCGACGAGCTGGGTATCCGGGTGCGCTGGGTGGGCCGTATGCCCAAGCTGTGGAAGTCCGTCGCCAAGGAGCTCCAGGTCGCCCAGGAGCAGACCAAGGGCAACAATCTCCTCACGCTGTACTTCTGCATGAACTACGGCGGCCGGGCGGAGATCGCCGACGCCGCGCAGGCGCTTGCCGAGGACGTGAAGGCGGGCCGGCTCGACCCGTCCAAGGTCAACGAGAAGACCCTCGCGAAGTACCTGTACTACCCGGACATGCCGGACGTGGACCTGTTCCTGCGTCCGAGCGGCGAGCAGCGCACCTCCAACTACCTGCTCTGGCAGAGCGCGTACGCCGAGATGGTCTTCCAGGACGTCCTGTGGCCGGATTTCGACCGTCGTGACCTGTGGCGGGCCTGCATGGAATTCGCCTCGCGCGACCGGCGGTTCGGCGGAGCCGTGCCGAACGAGGACCTTCTGGAGATGGAGCGGGCGATGCGTGGGGATTCGGCCACTTCGTAG
- the recO gene encoding DNA repair protein RecO, with translation MSLFRDDGIVLRTQKLGEADRIITLLTRGHGRVRAVARGVRRTKSKFGARLEPFSHVDVQFFSRGSELVGRGLPLCTQSETIAPYGGGIVADYARYTAGTAMLETAERFTDHEGEPAVQQYLLLVGALRTLARGEHASHLVLDAFLLRSLAVNGYAPSFGDCAKCGMPGPNRFFSVASGGSICVDCRVPGSVVPSPQTLELLGALLTGDWETADACEPRYVREGSGLVSAYLHWHLERGLRSLRYVEK, from the coding sequence ATGAGTCTCTTCCGGGACGACGGCATCGTCCTGCGGACCCAGAAACTCGGCGAGGCCGACCGGATCATCACGCTGCTCACCCGCGGTCATGGGCGGGTGCGCGCCGTGGCCCGTGGGGTGCGGCGGACCAAGTCCAAGTTCGGGGCCCGTCTCGAACCCTTCTCCCACGTCGACGTGCAGTTCTTCTCGCGCGGGAGCGAGCTGGTCGGGCGCGGGCTGCCGCTGTGTACACAGAGCGAGACCATCGCGCCGTACGGCGGCGGGATCGTCGCCGACTACGCCCGTTACACCGCGGGGACCGCCATGCTCGAGACCGCCGAGCGGTTCACCGACCACGAGGGCGAGCCGGCCGTGCAGCAGTACCTGCTCCTCGTCGGCGCCCTGCGCACCCTCGCCCGCGGCGAGCACGCGTCGCACCTCGTGCTCGACGCCTTCCTCCTGCGCTCCCTCGCCGTCAACGGCTACGCCCCCAGCTTCGGCGACTGCGCGAAATGCGGGATGCCCGGGCCGAACCGGTTCTTCTCGGTCGCCTCCGGCGGCTCCATCTGCGTCGACTGCCGAGTGCCCGGCAGCGTCGTACCCTCGCCGCAGACCCTGGAACTGCTGGGCGCGCTGCTTACGGGAGACTGGGAGACCGCGGACGCGTGCGAGCCGCGGTACGTCAGGGAGGGGAGCGGGCTGGTGTCCGCCTATCTGCACTGGCATCTGGAACGCGGGCTGCGCTCACTGCGTTACGTAGAGAAATAG
- a CDS encoding recombination protein O N-terminal domain-containing protein encodes MSLFRDDGIVLRTQKLGEADRIMLCPPGGRTPGPRPRTRGGAR; translated from the coding sequence ATGAGTCTGTTCCGCGACGACGGCATCGTGCTGCGCACCCAGAAGCTGGGCGAGGCGGACCGGATCATGCTGTGCCCTCCCGGGGGACGAACCCCGGGCCCCCGGCCGAGAACCCGCGGCGGTGCGCGATGA
- a CDS encoding DUF1266 domain-containing protein gives MVSLSAPVSRDRNASRTTLYPYTRIDDDSARGWLADQWEITSRERLVGRLDELSRGGYRARAQQVLGVSPLAWDAALYVDIARLGFGCGMVTEAEAWTALKNIVPSVVRTYGSWREYADHYLLGRKVWRDGLSGSPDAAFPAPQAAADAHLSALLDPANRSSPWNLAPWDTISRPDRAR, from the coding sequence ATGGTGTCCCTGAGCGCGCCGGTGAGCCGGGACCGCAACGCCTCGCGGACCACCCTGTACCCCTACACGCGGATCGATGACGACAGCGCCCGCGGCTGGCTGGCCGACCAGTGGGAGATCACCTCGCGTGAGCGGTTGGTGGGCCGGCTCGACGAACTCTCCCGCGGCGGCTACCGGGCCCGGGCTCAGCAGGTCCTCGGTGTCTCGCCGCTCGCCTGGGACGCCGCCCTGTACGTCGACATAGCCCGGCTCGGCTTCGGATGCGGGATGGTCACCGAGGCCGAGGCGTGGACCGCGCTGAAGAACATCGTGCCGTCGGTGGTGCGGACGTACGGCTCCTGGCGGGAGTACGCCGATCACTACCTGCTGGGGCGGAAGGTGTGGCGGGACGGGCTGAGCGGCTCGCCGGACGCGGCCTTCCCCGCCCCACAGGCCGCCGCCGACGCGCACCTGAGCGCGCTGCTGGACCCGGCGAACCGGTCCAGCCCCTGGAACCTGGCCCCCTGGGACACCATCAGTCGCCCCGACCGTGCCCGCTGA
- the bla gene encoding class A beta-lactamase — protein MLGRRTLLTAGTATATALLASAPAHATTHRPRELGQLEQLERLERQHGARLGVFAHNVRTKRTVAHRAGERFPICSVFKTLVAGAVLRDLDRHGEVLARRIHYRREDLVDGAPVTGTEEHLAGGMTVAELCDAAIRYSDNSAANFLLRLLGGPTAITRFARSLGDGVTRLDRWEPELNSAEPGRVTDTTSPRAIGGTYGRLVVGDALNRPDRDRLTHWLLNNTTGDHRIRAGVPASWTVGDKTGSGSYGTTNDVGVAWTPDGAPVVLAVLSTKPAPDAAWDDALIAEATAVVVDALA, from the coding sequence ATCTTAGGCCGACGCACCCTGCTCACCGCAGGCACCGCCACCGCCACCGCGCTCCTGGCGAGCGCACCCGCCCACGCCACCACCCACCGCCCGCGCGAGCTGGGGCAACTGGAGCAGCTGGAACGACTGGAGCGGCAACACGGCGCCCGGCTGGGCGTGTTCGCGCACAACGTCCGTACGAAGCGGACCGTCGCCCACCGGGCCGGCGAACGCTTCCCCATCTGCTCGGTCTTCAAGACCCTCGTCGCCGGAGCCGTCCTGCGCGACCTGGACCGGCACGGCGAGGTGCTCGCCCGCCGCATCCACTACAGGCGCGAGGACCTGGTGGACGGCGCCCCCGTCACGGGGACGGAGGAGCATCTGGCCGGCGGCATGACGGTCGCCGAGCTCTGCGACGCCGCCATCCGCTACAGCGACAACTCGGCGGCCAACTTCCTGTTGCGCCTGCTCGGCGGCCCCACCGCGATCACCCGCTTCGCCCGCTCGCTCGGCGACGGGGTGACCCGCCTCGACCGATGGGAGCCGGAACTCAACTCGGCCGAACCGGGCCGCGTCACGGACACGACGAGCCCGCGCGCGATCGGCGGCACCTACGGCCGCCTGGTCGTCGGTGACGCCCTGAACCGCCCGGACCGCGACCGGCTCACGCACTGGCTGCTGAACAACACGACCGGCGACCACCGCATCCGCGCCGGGGTGCCCGCGTCATGGACGGTCGGCGACAAGACGGGTTCCGGTTCGTACGGCACCACCAACGACGTGGGCGTCGCGTGGACCCCGGACGGCGCGCCGGTCGTCCTCGCGGTCCTGTCGACGAAGCCCGCACCGGACGCCGCCTGGGACGACGCCCTGATCGCGGAGGCGACGGCGGTCGTCGTGGACGCCCTGGCCTAG
- a CDS encoding abortive phage infection protein codes for MEKTNGISRAGFLAGAAALGLSAALLPSQPARATGRGLRHRGVVYTVGEGETPGTAWSAARMRRDIRAIRGELHADTVDVTGDGVERLTATAAEAAEHGLHVWLQPTLADAPERDILEHLAECGRFAERLRRQGASVDFSVGCEFWLFVPGIVPGETVLERVQHMLNGDFDPVQMQRRLDRFTAKAAAAGRSVFHGNLSYAAAQDDKVDWRLFDIIGIDYYSYFHHHADYVRELRRYLRWGKPLAITEFGTCTYKGAPEAGGMGWDVVDYDKDPQEIKGHLVRSEHTQAAYLVDQLDVFESMGLYAAMAFEFVTPDAPHRTDSPRYDLDMASYSITKTVKDRPDDPRSDWRWEPKEAFHALARRYGGCAHPQ; via the coding sequence ATGGAGAAGACGAACGGGATCAGCCGGGCGGGGTTCCTGGCGGGGGCGGCGGCCCTCGGGCTCTCGGCGGCGCTGCTGCCGTCCCAGCCGGCCCGGGCCACCGGCCGGGGCCTTCGGCACCGCGGTGTCGTCTACACGGTCGGTGAGGGCGAGACTCCGGGGACCGCGTGGAGCGCCGCCCGGATGCGCCGGGACATCCGCGCCATCCGCGGCGAGCTGCACGCCGACACCGTCGACGTCACCGGCGACGGCGTCGAACGCCTCACGGCCACCGCCGCCGAGGCCGCCGAGCACGGACTGCACGTATGGCTCCAGCCGACCCTGGCCGACGCCCCGGAGCGGGACATCCTGGAGCACCTGGCCGAGTGCGGCCGCTTCGCTGAGCGGCTGCGGCGGCAGGGCGCGAGCGTCGACTTCAGCGTGGGCTGCGAGTTCTGGCTGTTCGTGCCCGGGATCGTGCCGGGGGAGACGGTCCTGGAGCGCGTACAGCACATGCTGAACGGCGACTTCGACCCGGTGCAGATGCAGCGCCGCCTCGACCGCTTCACCGCGAAGGCTGCGGCGGCCGGGCGCTCCGTCTTCCACGGCAACCTCAGTTACGCGGCAGCCCAGGACGACAAGGTCGACTGGCGGCTCTTCGACATCATCGGCATCGACTACTACTCCTACTTCCACCATCACGCCGACTACGTACGGGAGTTGAGGCGCTACCTGCGCTGGGGCAAGCCCCTCGCCATCACCGAGTTCGGCACCTGCACCTACAAGGGAGCCCCCGAGGCGGGCGGCATGGGCTGGGACGTCGTCGACTACGACAAGGATCCGCAGGAGATCAAGGGCCATCTGGTGCGCAGCGAACACACCCAGGCCGCCTATCTGGTCGACCAGTTGGACGTCTTCGAGTCGATGGGCCTGTATGCGGCGATGGCGTTCGAGTTCGTCACCCCGGACGCCCCCCACCGCACCGACAGTCCCCGCTACGACCTCGACATGGCGAGCTACAGCATCACCAAGACCGTCAAGGACCGCCCCGACGACCCCCGTTCGGACTGGCGCTGGGAGCCGAAGGAGGCGTTCCACGCGCTCGCCCGCCGCTACGGCGGATGCGCTCACCCGCAGTAG